The sequence GGGCGCGCTTGTTGCGGCCGGTGATCATCAGCAGGTCGGTGAGGCCGGCGTCCACCGCTTCCTCGACCACGTACTGGATGGCCGGGCGGTCAACGACAGGCAACATTTCCTTAGGCATTGCCTTGGTAGCGGGCAGGAAGCGTGTTCCCAATCCGGCAGCAGGAATGACGGCTTTGGTTATAGCTTTCCCCTTAGTCATAGGTGAACCTTAACAAATTTGTTGGGCTGATCGGCAATTGAATCGAAGTCACGGAAGGTGACGAAGGTCCCGGACAAGGCCGGGGATATCCCGAAAAAACCGGCCCCACCTGCCTCGATGCTGCTTCAGCCGACCCCGTACCGACAGGTCCGCATAGATATTTCCCGTCAGAAACACTTCTGTACGAGGAAAGACCGCGCGCCAGAGCATATTTGGTTTGTCCCTCCACGGGGCCTGAAAAATCGCAATGATCCGAGCGCTCCCGGGCGCCTTCGCCGCGACGCGGTTGCGCCACTCTTGTGAAGGTTCCGGCCAAGCAGGGGCCACTGATTCGGGAAGAAGACTTTCAAGGAAGGGCCGGACAGCGGCCAGGGCACCTGTGGCCGCAGCGAGCTCCAGGAGCGGCTCAGACTGGGACCGCCGAATGGCGCCCGCCAGATACTGAAGCTCCTGTCGACAGGCGGGTAGCTCGGGCGACCGCAAAGCGTGCAGAGCCAGAAACAGGATTCCAAGCTCGTTCGAAGGGACCCTCAATTGCTGTCCTGCGAGTTCCATGCTCACGGTATGTTGCCACAGATACTCGAAGCAGTCCCTGTGTGGTTTTTCCATTCCTGGAAAGCGGAAGTGGACGTCAACGCAACAGGGCCATTCAGGGTGATCAAGTGTCACCGAGTGCTTGGGGAAGGTGACGTTGTCTGGATCCGACGGGCGCCCCCGCCAGCCCCGTTCGGAGAGGCCCTGGAGCAGTTCCTCGAGACGAGCCGGGTCCACGAAGACGTCCACGTCTGCGGATATTTTGGCTTCACGCAGCCCCTGGATGACGCTTGCTGGTCCTTTGATGAAGAAGACCCTGATGCCCAGACTGTCCGCCAAGCGTGCCACGAGGGCGTGGCCGAGAAGCACACCTTCCTGGATCCTTAGCTGGGTTTGGTCGCCAGCGTTTGCCATGGGACGCCTAGATCCTGACCCTGCGGCCGACGGAAATGGCATCCCCTACTTCGCGGGTATCCGCGACCCGCCAATCGTCGACGGGCTCAGGTTCGGCAGACGCCGGCGCGGGAGTCGCGGAATATGTTCCGTAGTAGGAGTAGGCGTCCCTTCCCTTGGTGGGGACGTAGTTGAGAACGGCTCCCAAGACGCGCCCCTTGACCTTCTCAAGGTTCCCCAGGGACTGGTCCAGCTGCTCCTGGGTGGTCCTGCCGGTCCGGATCACCAGGATGGCGCCGTCGGCGGCGCGCGAGAGAACAGCAGCGTCCGTCACGGGAAGAAGCGGTGGTGCGTCGATCAGGACCACAGCATCCTTGGCCAACGTGGTGAGCATGTTCTTCATGGCGCGGGAACCCAGCAGCTCGCTGGGGTTCGGCGGGATGCGGCCCGATCCCAGGACTGAGAGGTTGGGCAGCGCGCCCCAGGGCTGCAGGACGTCGGCGAGCTCGGCCGTGCCCGTGAGCACATCGGTGACCCCAACTCCCGGAACAAGGTTGAAGACGTCCACCAGCGTGGGCCGGCGGAGGTCGCCGTCGACCACCACGACGTTTTCGCCTGCTGCCGCCATGGTGACCGCAAGATTGGCCGTCACCGTGGACTTGCCCTCCGCCTGCATCGAGCTGGTGACGACGATAATCCGGGGCGGGTTGTCCACGTCCACGAAGCTGAGGTTGGTCCGCAGCTCGCGGAGAGCCTCCGCCATAGCCCCGCCGGCGTCATGGAGTTGCGCGGCGGTGCCGGCGTCCACGATGGTGCTCTTCCCATCCAAACGGTGGTCCACCGGGAGGGTGCCAATCGCGGGGACGCCGAACAGCCGCTCAATGTCCGCAGCCTTCCGGATACGCCGGTCCAGGTGCCGGCGGATCAGCGCATAGGCAACACCCAGGGCCAGCCCGACCAGGGCGCCCAGCGCGAGGTTCAGCTTGGTGTTGGGTGACGTGGGGCTGGTAGGCAGGACGGCTTTGCCCAGCGGGAGTACACGGACGGCCGTCGCTGCACTCGCCTGCGGCCCGGCGTCGGGTGTTGCACCCGTACTGGCCTGTCCCGCAGCGTCGGTGGCAGGCGCCGTTTCAATGGCCTCCACCTGGGCGGCCAGGCCATTTACCCAGGCATCAGCCACCCGCTGGGCTGTTGCCGGATCCGTGGACTGCGCAGTGACCCTGATTTCTGCCGTGTCCATCGGAACCTTGACGCTAATGCTGCCAAGAAGGGCATCGGCAGTTGTCTTCAGGTCCAGGGCCTGGATAACCCGGTCCGCGACAAGGCGGGATTTCGCTACGGACTCATAGTTCTTGACCTTTGCCTTCGCCAGGCTGTCGCCGGCCAACGCCAGGCTCACGTTGTCCGAGCCCGGCGTGACCACTATGCCGCTGGAATCAGAGGAGTAGATCTTTGGCTGGAGGACGGTCCACCCCGCTGCCCCCAAGGTGGCCAGCAGGGTGAAGGCGACGATGGCCTTCCAGTACACCCGCAGGATAGTGAGGTAATCCGCCAAGTCCAGGCCCGGGGATGCCTCCGGGGGCGTGGTGGTTGTGCTCATAGTGGTTCCTTAAGCTCAGGTTCTTGATGTGCCCGTGCAGGCGGTTCAGTTTTCGCCGCATTCCAGGATCGACGTGGCGATGAGTTGCTCTACGGCCTGGGCGACGGCGGCCCGGTAGCCTTCAGGTTTGCCGTGTACCTTCGCCACGTGTTCAGTCAGCTGGTCCAGCCCTACCGGGCCCGAGCAGGCCTCCCAGATGGCGGGTCCGATTCCGCTCAGGCGGACTATGTCTTGGTCCAGCATGACCAGCAGGTCGCTGCCGATCTTCACCGCGTCTTTCGGTGCCCTGCGCCGGATACAGCCAGCCGGGAGGGGTGCCCGTTGGGGATGTTCTTCAGCGACTGGTTCCCACTCCGGCTCTGGCCTAGCCTGAAGCTGGAAGAGAGGCTCCAAGGCCGCCGGCAGGTCCGCTGCCTCCGAATAGGTCACCTGCCACACTCCCCTGACGCTCTCGATGAGGCGGCATAGCGACTGCAGAGGATCCACGAATTCTGCCTGCGAGGACGATTCCGGGATCAGGGCCAGCAAAGCGTCGGCCAGTGGTACCCGTTTCAGCACCGGGGCCGCCGGACGCTCCCCTTGGACCCGGTCCAAAAGCACGATGGACTGGATGAAGGGCATGGCCGGGGCCGGCTGAAGTCCGAACTCATCCGGTCCTGCCTGGCGTTTGGGTGCACCGGCTTCCTGCTTGACCGATAAGGGCTTGGGATATGGAACCACGGAGCCGTCCCATGCGATGGCAACTGTCTCGTCAGTGACATAGCCGTACGTCCTGGCGAGCACGGACGCTGCGGTGGTCTTTCCTGTTCCAGACTTGGCCACCAAAGCCACCACAGCCCCTGTGCCCGGGTCACCCACCCCGCAGGCGTGGAGCATGGTCAGTTCACCGGCATTGGCCAGAATCGCGGACACGGTGAGCCGGGACGTGAGGTTCTCAGCAAGCTCGTCAAAGGACGCGGCCCCGATATGGAACGTACCGTCCCCGTA comes from Pseudarthrobacter sp. NIBRBAC000502770 and encodes:
- a CDS encoding PqqD family protein, with protein sequence MTSAGITGSARSAWQQRLFDELARGGDLLCLKIMGQRFVVRWGRAVTWQQRASMSIAWARCISGSLEPLLPPEPMEPTEDRQFTASVTCAAMQYGDGTFHIGAASFDELAENLTSRLTVSAILANAGELTMLHACGVGDPGTGAVVALVAKSGTGKTTAASVLARTYGYVTDETVAIAWDGSVVPYPKPLSVKQEAGAPKRQAGPDEFGLQPAPAMPFIQSIVLLDRVQGERPAAPVLKRVPLADALLALIPESSSQAEFVDPLQSLCRLIESVRGVWQVTYSEAADLPAALEPLFQLQARPEPEWEPVAEEHPQRAPLPAGCIRRRAPKDAVKIGSDLLVMLDQDIVRLSGIGPAIWEACSGPVGLDQLTEHVAKVHGKPEGYRAAVAQAVEQLIATSILECGEN
- a CDS encoding polysaccharide biosynthesis tyrosine autokinase, which encodes MSTTTTPPEASPGLDLADYLTILRVYWKAIVAFTLLATLGAAGWTVLQPKIYSSDSSGIVVTPGSDNVSLALAGDSLAKAKVKNYESVAKSRLVADRVIQALDLKTTADALLGSISVKVPMDTAEIRVTAQSTDPATAQRVADAWVNGLAAQVEAIETAPATDAAGQASTGATPDAGPQASAATAVRVLPLGKAVLPTSPTSPNTKLNLALGALVGLALGVAYALIRRHLDRRIRKAADIERLFGVPAIGTLPVDHRLDGKSTIVDAGTAAQLHDAGGAMAEALRELRTNLSFVDVDNPPRIIVVTSSMQAEGKSTVTANLAVTMAAAGENVVVVDGDLRRPTLVDVFNLVPGVGVTDVLTGTAELADVLQPWGALPNLSVLGSGRIPPNPSELLGSRAMKNMLTTLAKDAVVLIDAPPLLPVTDAAVLSRAADGAILVIRTGRTTQEQLDQSLGNLEKVKGRVLGAVLNYVPTKGRDAYSYYGTYSATPAPASAEPEPVDDWRVADTREVGDAISVGRRVRI
- a CDS encoding nucleotidyltransferase family protein gives rise to the protein MPFPSAAGSGSRRPMANAGDQTQLRIQEGVLLGHALVARLADSLGIRVFFIKGPASVIQGLREAKISADVDVFVDPARLEELLQGLSERGWRGRPSDPDNVTFPKHSVTLDHPEWPCCVDVHFRFPGMEKPHRDCFEYLWQHTVSMELAGQQLRVPSNELGILFLALHALRSPELPACRQELQYLAGAIRRSQSEPLLELAAATGALAAVRPFLESLLPESVAPAWPEPSQEWRNRVAAKAPGSARIIAIFQAPWRDKPNMLWRAVFPRTEVFLTGNIYADLSVRGRLKQHRGRWGRFFRDIPGLVRDLRHLP